TTTTGAACGAAATAAGGGATGttaggaggcagagataaggagtgagtacattccaggcactgGGTACAGCCATTAAAAAAGCATAGATGGGGAAGCTAGATGGATCAGTGCATTGACACACAtgactagagataggaagtctagGTTCAAATTGGCCACAGTAACTTATTacccatgtgatcctgggcaagtcatctaatccccatttcctagccctcactgctcttctgctttgaagccAATATTCAGTATTGCGTCTAAGatagagaaagactttaaaaaatagagtttggagataaaatattttattcagaaTAACCTTGGTTCTTTCTAGGGACAACACTTGGACTGTGGCAATGGAAATTTCCTATTGGCTACTAGGTTTTGTGGTGAGGATAAATAATAATAGGGAGAATTTATGTAAtgtcttaaggtttgcaaagggctttacaaatattattaatttgatCTGCATTACAGCCCTaggaggtgttattattattatctacattttatagattggtaaactgaggcaaggagaggTTGATTTTCCCAAATTCATATAgtctttatataaaaaaaattatctgcaGTTATCTGGACtgcaaacccagtgctctatccattgtgtcccCCAGCTAGATggaagttcttttctttctttctttctttctttctttctttctttctttctttctttctttctttctttctttctttctttctttctttctttctttctttctttctttctttctttctttctttctttctttctttctttctttctttctttctttctttctttctttcctctgtattggttccaaggcagaaaagtggtaagggctaggctatgggggtcaagtgacttgcccagggtcacacagctgggaaatatctgaggccagatttgaacccaggacctcccatctctaggcctggagctcaatccactgagccacccagctgcccttaggttctttctttaaaataaatgggAGACTAGATCTTTGtcctcatttgagagatgaggacaCAATATGAAAAGCCACCTCTGTCTCAGCCTCTAGAGTAGCCCAGCTTGATGAAACATGGCAAGGGCTCAAAACATGGATATCATAACCTTTACTTGAGCTACCTTTTAGACTATGGTTGGATCCAGCTGTAGTTCCCACTCAGGCCCCTCCCACAAATTTCAGCACCCTTAATGAAAACCAGTACTGGGAGGAAAATGAAATGAGTCCTTTCTGATGAGTGTATCCATTTTTAACCAAATCTGTCACTATGGATTAGTGTCACAAAGCACTTTAATGATGTTGCTCGGATACCGACTTCTTGTAGGACACAGGGCAATAAGATGGGTCCAGAGGGTtgtagaaagtgaacaaatctttccccttttccccatttcatTGGAGTCATTAAGTATATATTGCCATCTGAACCACAGTGAGGTAGAGCCATTTTCATAATTCTGTAAGTAAATGAAGCTGGCAGACCATAGAAAACAGTATTAGCCAAGCATCCTCTTTAACCCTTCTGAGGATAAGAGCTTTGGAGAAGCCCAAATCAGTTTTAACTGCCTCCTAACTGAGGATTTTGAGGAGCCACTCAGTATTGTGCAGTACAGACTGTAATACGTTGGTGTGCTTAGAGGAATAGAAATTACTTATCAATCCATTATTCTgtcattcaacaaaaatttaagttaattatACTAGTTATTGGTGGATGTGCAAAGGTTAtagcataggatcatagattagagctagaaggagattcagaaacCACCAGGTTcaacctcctaattttacagagatAACTGAGGCCTACAAGTATTAGGTGACCAGTCAAAGGCCACACAATTAGTGTCCTTTTGGAGCTCATGATTTAGTAGAAAGATAAGACGAATACAGATAATTATCAAAGGCGTGCTGGAGTCAGCTTGTACCAGCTTGAGAGAGTCAATTGTTGAATTCTCTGTGTTTATATCTCAGAAATTAAAAATGCTATGAATTgtggtttgatttattgttttgtttcttgtCTAGATTTAATAATATGGtggataaaatgaattaattaagttaattcagattaaaattaaaagtgtgtGACTTGTAGTTTTTCTGGCAATCcagctgttaaacatttatcagtacAACATCGAAGGTAGTAGAACATTGCACAGGTTAAGTTTATTAAAgagatataaaacaatgtggCTCAAGAGGTCCATTTGCTAACTGAAGAGGTGTAGGAGTCAAGGAAGGCTCCCCAGAAGAGGTGGTATTTAAGGTGGTCTGTAAAAGCAGGGAATCAAAGTATTAAAGATATAGGGAATGGACATGGGAGAAAAGTAAATATCAAACAAAAAGCCCCCAAAAGGCACATAAGATTTAGGGCATAAGGTGACTAGAGTATCAAATGCCTACAAAAGAGAAGTATAAGATAAGACTAGAAGGCTCATGTCAGGTTTGATAAATGACTTTGATCTTCACATGGAAGGTAAAAGGGAGACATTGAGGGTTGTTGAGTAGGGAGCAAACATGTTCAGATTGATGCAAAACAATGATATCCACATAACAGCTTCTAttaatctttcattttcaaaaaagacTAATGACATCAATGCCACAACTGACAATGACCTAGGATAAGATGGGTGACCTTAGCATCTGTAAtttctgatcaagctctaagtgcttcaAAGTGTATGCTTTAtgactattggaacaaattgttctcacccTTCCACTTTGCCTGGAAAAACCTATACATGCTTGGGGTAGGCATCCCTCTAGACCACAGATTGGTTTGAGGCCTTTCAGTTATCTTTAACCTGGGTTAGCCCATTTACTGAGATTGTTTTCCATGGTATGACTGctatgcatgctacagcttcttggaagcTCAGATGAAAATTGGTTGAAAGATGGATAACAAAAGTGGATGAGTATtcttgaaaagggctcagcagcCCTCACACCAGGAATGCTGGCCTCATCGAACACACCATACACAGTGTTTATGTTTAACAAATATATGTTGAAATGAAGAAAGGCTTTCCAATTAATGGAAAGAgtgatggaaaagagaagaatgataTTCTAGGCACATGGAAATAATAACTTCTCTGAGGGTGATTGACTGGAGAGGAAGGATCAAAGCAAGAGATGTGACAAAGATGGACTCTTTAAAACTTGGTAGTTCATCTGctaagaaagatgagagagacagaaagaagagagacagacagacagacagagaaaaagagagagagacacacagagagagaaaatgagagagagaaagtgagaatgagaaaagggagagagagatcaaaACTAGTTCCCAGGTTACAGTAGGAACCCTGGCAGCGGAAGGCTACTGGTGATGGAAACTTACTCTCCATGTATCCATAGAAGGAGGAAGTAGACCACTGACTGGAGCCTGAGAGAGATGGAATATGGAGAAGCAGGATCCCACCCAATGTGGGATAATTGTTGGCATATTATAGGAAGTCTAGGGATGCCCCTTTACAGGTTTGAGAGCTTTCCATGCTTCCTTTGGGTTTCATTCATAGCAGGTGTCAGTAGTTTTATTTTCCAAGGAACGAGTCAGTGGAGGATTGGTGCTATTCCTAGCCACCTGGGTATACAGAAGAAGTTAGCACAGggatctgagagggaagaatcacTACGGGAAATCTGCCCATAATGAACTGACTCATCCTCTACTCCCTCTTCTGCAATGACTACAACAGAAACTCTGGTATACTCATGGTCAAGGCCAAGACATTTTACTTTTTTGACAAACTAATTATCTTACATTCCACATGTCCAACCTTCTGAGAAGGCCAGTGTCTACATATTAATCTAGTTATCTATAGCCCCAATGCCAAGTCAGTTTCCTTAGCTGCTCCCAGAACATATCACCTCCTACATGAAACTTTCCGGATTTCCTCAGTTGCTACTGCCTTCTCTCTTTCAATTGTTGTTGTTTcattcatgtctaactctttgtgaccccttttgaggggttttcttggaaaatatactagattagtttaccatttcttttccagttcattttgcagatgaagaactaaggcaaacagggttaaatgactcactcagagtcacatagccagtttctgaagccaaattttaactcatgattagtctttctgattccaagtccagtgctcaatccactgtactacctacctgCCTTCTCCGTatagaatacaagctccttggggacaggcactgttttactttttttcactATATTCATGGTGCCTAGATCATGAGTATGTTTATAATAAAAACTTATAGATCTATTTCTCCTACAAATTTTTCTGGGACAATGAGATAAGATAGTAATCAAAGGACTGGGtcttgagttaggaagacctgggttcaaattatgccttagacacttactaactgtatgagcCTTACCCAGAATGAGAACAGGTCAGGAACTTGGGTGGCGGGTTGAGTTATCATTAGAAGAGGCAGCATGATACAATGGAAGGATTTTGACATAGAGGGCTAGGGTTCCTATCCAGGCTCTTTGACTCACAGTTTAACCATAAGATATTCTCTTTCCAGGCTATAGGTTCCACATTTGAAAAATGATAATGATCTGGGGCTATGTGACCTGGAATGCTCTGTGTATTTTCAAATCCCAAATTCTAAGATTCTAGAATAAGCTGGTTATCTAAGGAGGAAGAGTTTGAGAACTGACTTgattgggggaagctaggtgtctcaatggtttgagagccaggcttagagatcctggcttcaaatctgatctcagacacttcataaccatgtgaccctgggtaagtcactaacccctgttgcctagcctttactattcttctgccttggaaccaatgcacagcaacaatcctaagacagaaggtacaagattttaaaaaggaattgacTTGATTTGGGGTGTCAAGAACAACAAAGAATGGCATGATCAACAACCTGGGTGAAAAATGTAGAACCTGACATATTGGCAAAAGATGGATGGACTGAAGACAGCAGCATTAGCCAGCATAACTGCCAGGGAAGTTGAATGATATTGATGGATTTTTCCATGAAGAACAACCTTTACATGTTTGTTCAGatttccattctcttcccttaattctaaGAACGATGATCATGCTTTTGTAAAAGAATGATCACAAGTGGAGAGGGGTGAACATTTAGTTCCTGGAATCCCCTAAGCCACCTAACCACCTGCCCCAAGTCATTGTCTTTTTTCTCTATACCACCTATAAATATTTGATTAATAAATTAGTATTTGAAGtggttaattttttatttatttatttttattttaaatttatttatgccCACCATATTATACACATTCTTTTGGCTAAAAGCAATTTTCAGTTCTCTGAGAATATTGGtctcaaaaagataaaattttggtCCAGGAGGAAGCCTGAGGTCATTGGAAGTTCAGCACAATTTCAGAAATGCATCTCTTCCTCCTATTCAAGTCTAGGTTGAGTTCATTATTTATTTACTGGGTCTATCCAAGACATATATACTAATGGACCAACTTCAATAGACCATCCATCCATTTGTATATTGTAGTCTGAGCAAGAGGTAGCACAAAATATATCATTAAAGAGATATATGACCACAAAAGGAGGCAGGCTGATTGTACAGCAAGTGCTAACAGATGGTATACACATGTCAAAAAATCTAAAGGAAGGCCCTCTCATGGGAATTCTGTGCAAGGGAGGGATGCAACCTGAACCACATAGGTTAAGAAAGTGTATATGGATGATTCCTGGTGAGATTATTCAAGTATCAATGAAGTACATTTTAAACTTCTTCAGGGGAAGGATGACATGAACAGACTCACATTTTGGGAAAGTCAACAGAGTAGCTCTCTGAATGATCAATGGTATGGCAGCCAGTGATACAGCAGAGAAGAGGATGTTGGGCAAGTTGTAatatttctccatctctctctctctctctctctctctctctctctctctctctctctctcactctctctctctctctctctcctctctctctctcttttttctttctctccccctctatactcctctctctcttcacacAGAACCATTGATGATATAGAATATGTTATAGTCTGTActctatataattatatgtaaaatggaaaattttgccatgaataaaatgcaaattcattAATGTATAACTTGAGTGCTTTTGAATAGTCCACTTATTTGTCTTTACTTTTTAAACCAAGGCAATCTTTGTTCTACTATAATCCTGAGACACTTCTCCCATTCTGTGTGATCTTTCAAAGACTGAAGATAGCCCCATAAAATTTTATAGAAGCATGAAATAGACATATGGGACTGGTACTTTCTTGATTGGCTTAAAAAATGATAGTTAcatccaggatttttttttccgtatttctgttttctttcctctttttactaCCTTAATGATCTGTCCCACAATAGTCTTCATATTAATACTATTTCATTTCCAACTTGGGCCTCCTTTTCATATCTGTGGGCTAGTTGAGCCATTTGGCGTTACTTGTACTTTATGTAGTCTGCGTTTCTTTATATAATACATCCGGATCTATTCTCATTGGATTCCAAGGTGGTGTCCTCGGtcaaaaatgaaagagtttaTCATAAAATTTTTTATCGAATTCCTCCTTTGGCAGTAGGGACTCATTGTAGAGTTTGAGCACAAAAGTGTCGAGATCAAGTTGGTGTGTAAGATCAGTAAATCTGGTATCAATGTGAGGGACAGTGTAAAAAAGATAAGAGTATGGAGTACAGAAGGTACATTATGAGGTTATTGTGATATTTTCTGAAAAGCAGCAATGAAGGCTTCTCTTGGGGGTGGATGTGTAGTAACGGTGTTAGAAATAAAGCAGGAAGCTTCAGAAATTATGCAAAGGCAAAAGGTATATAATTTAATGAATGTAAAGAATGAAGGAGAGGTGAAGGTGAGAGTTGAGGAAGTAGCCATGGAAAAACTTACTTAAAAATAACTGCAAAGTTTCGAACATGAAAGActggtagtgtgtgtgtgtgtgtgtgtgtgtgtgtgtgtgtgtgtgtgtgtgtgccattgACATGAATAATAATGTTAAGAACAGGAAACAGTTTAGTGAAAGATAAAATACTCATTTGGGTATGTTTGGAGATTGAGGAGCTAAAGACCATCTGTATAGAAGTGAAAACTAAAGTCAAGCAATAAATAAATTGTTGAAAGACAAAATGTACAGGAAAAGCAGTTGAGTGGTGAAGTGGGTAGAGatatcaggaagatgagtcttccaaagttcaaatctagtctcagatacttattagatgtctgactgtgggcaagtcccttaaccctatttgcctcagtttcctcatctgtaaaataaaatggagaagaaaatgtcaaactattccaatatctttgcccagaaagaCCCAAATGGGCCACAAAGAGTagaacatgactaaaatgactgaacaataatacaatgtagaggaaaagaaaagaatgccaatggaaaatgaaaatagttACTTTAAAGGGTTGGGAACAGTAATAACAATGATTATGATTACCAACACCACCACTAATAGCTaagatttatattatatttactatgtaccaggcactgtgctaagcattttacatttattattgtatttaatcTAGAAAAATTTttctataaatgctattattatcctcattttacacataaggaaactgaggtaaataaggttaggcaacttgcccaaggtctcacagctaataagtgtacAAAgcaaaagtcttcctgactccaaggccactTATCTATCTACCATACCACCTAGACGtccaagaagaggaagaagagggaatggAAACAAAGAGGTAGGAAaactcttattcccattttatagatgagcaaatggAGGcttggagaagttaaatgatttttccagggttacacaattagAAAACATTTGAGATAAGATAGAAAGCAGGTTGTCCTAAGGTATAAGGTAATTAAAAGAGCAGTCACAGGTGGATGGGAAAAGTAGGATACATTCTgaggataaaatatgaaaaagtagggtaagaaaaaaagtaagagaaGATAATTACCAAGACCAAATCCTAAGGAGAATGAGAATGAAAAGTTTCCAATTTAACTGGTATTGAGTTGTTTGCTGGCTTTGGGGAAAGAAGTATTGATATTTGGGAACTATCATCTTGCAGGGTAGATGGATTCAGGAGATTAAGGACAAAGCAGGTAGTAATAACATGGCATTGTTACCTCAAGAGCTCCCAAATGTTCTCAATTctctaataatgatgataatattaaCAACTCACAGTTGGATAGTGCTTGGTGATTTTGCAAAGCTGTTGACATATAAAactctcatttgaccctcacaagaAACCCTTGAGGAAGATGCCATTATGATCAGTATCATAATGGAACCTCaaggaaggtaagtgacttgcccagaatcacacagctagtgagtatctgaggcaacATCCAAGCACATGTATACTTGAAGGCACCTCTAGCTTTGCATCCACTATTTATCCCTGTCCAAGGAATCTGAAATTTCTATGATCCCATGAGAAGGCCAACTCCACAAGGGTGTTTCACCAGTTAATTTCTATTGTCAACCCAGTCAAAACATTTGCTAAGATAGTATCTCTGTCTTGAAAGATatttgactttcacttttattttatttttttttttttttttttggcgagATCGATTTTATTTTGTCAGTGCTGTGGAGCTGATCACACTTGCCAGAAGTGTACTTGTAGCACCCCCTCCTGTCCAAAGAGGCACTGTTTCACAGTAATAAGCACTGGTTAATTTTGCATACTTAAAAAATATGCACTCATATATATTACTaaacaaaggagaaaatcatCTTGTTTTTGCCTTCATTGAATCCTTGACTTATGTTTCCTGAGTTCTGTCCAATGGGAACAGCTCTGCATTGATCTGAAGTCAATCTAAAGGTGAAAACTGGAACCAGGTCTCAAGGCAGTCAATTAATTTCTTCATAGCCTCCGGGCTTTTTTTGGGCGGCAACCATTGTGTGGGATGGGTGTATTATCCGTGATTGAGATCACCTCCAGGCCCCCCATGGTCAATCCCTTGATGGCAGATAAACGCCCTGGTCCCAGGCCTTTCACCACCACTCTGACATGGATCACTCCCTTCGCTGTGGCTTTCACTGCTGCAGCAATGCCTGCAGTTTGTGCTGCAATCCCTGTGGCCTTTTTTGCATTTTTGAACCCTTCAGTGCCACAAGAAGTTCGGGCAAATGGCTCATTCCTGGAAGAGACCACCTGGATGTGTGTGTTGTTATATGTTGCCTTAATGTGAGCTATTGggatttcttcatatttcttgcCTCCCCATGTCAAGGAGCTCTCTTGGTCTGGAACTGGAGGAAAAATGCTGAACGTGCTGCGTTTCTGGGCATCCCCCGGttctacttcagtttcttcttctgttttttccACCACCTCCAGGGACCTTTGTGAACCTGTGTGGAGAGCACAACCTCGGGCATCGTTCCGGGCCCCCAAAGCATGGGCCCACGTCCTCAGAGGAAAGAAGCGTCGACTCAAGATCCCCAAGACCTGCCGACTTTCACTTTTAAAAGGGAAGAGGGGCATTTCCAGTTATTGGTCAATTTATATACATTCAAACTATACTTTTTActgtttgtgtttttgtttttttggtttaaaTGTACTAGTTGAGTCAATGGTACTTATTCGAGTATGAAGCTCAGGACCATGGACAGATCCTCCAGTCCAGGCTTTAGTCATCACTGGTTTCCACAATGAAGAACACAAAATGCAGGATGATGGAGCAAAGACCCAGTTGTTTTAAGCTGAAAACTGGGATCTTTAATGGAAGGGGACAACTCAACTTTAAATTGAGTGCCAACAATAATGAGACCATAGAAAACCATATCTCTGAAACAGAGAAGGGAATGTGCAAACTGGGAAACCAGCTTTCCCCCAGAGGAACAAGTAACTGGCAGcacatacatgtacaaaaatagcaaattgaattaaatttttaaaagtttcactTTCATTGCTCTGCCTTTAGAAGGCTAATATCAGGTAGAAGGAACTGAAGAAATGCTAGTTTGCTTAGTTGTTCCACATCTAATGCTTGTACTCTTTACCTAAGTCTTACGCATTTTTTCATGGCTAATTTGGCAACTTTTGCAGGTATAGTAGTGAACCTGGGCTTGGGCAGTCATGAACAATAAatggtttgtgtttgtgtgtgtgggcATATTGgaacaaacagaaaaagagagaggaaagaagagggagagactgGCAGGCagatacagagagggagagagaggcagagagaaacaggCAGTGAGATGGTGAAATAGATGGAGAGGGGGGATCAGAAATCTAGAGCAGAGGTGGCCAGTGGGGGACTCCAGGGACGGCGACAGGCTATTGTTAAGCAGTGCAGAACAAGGCAAGTCAGCCAAGCTGTTTCCTCTCAGATATGGCTCTCTTCCCAGTGTTGGGGTCTTTGGTGgcaaatcaaatattctattacattacaTTCCAATTTCAGACATCTCCCTCTTTGGGCTCTTGGGTGGTATATTTTCCAAAAGTTCAGAAATATTTTCCTGCTCACCATCTGCCTCAATGACTGGACATATTGGACATTGACACTAGGACCAAACATCTGTGGCCCAAGGACACCAACCTGTCACCAGTGATAGAAGCCAAGGGATGTCAAACACACAGCTCTCAACCTAGCTGAACCCAGCATGTTGACTATGCATAAATGATTTATCTGCCTATTGTATGTTTATCTAACATTGTGTCAAGACAGTGTggattcattttaaagattttattgtCTCCAACACTGTAGTAATATTTCTGTATCATAATTTTCATTGGTCAAGTAGGGTCTAGAAGATAAATCTGATGTGTGATGGAGAGGCAAAAGTACTAGACTGAGACCCAGGAGGCATAGGCTGTCAAACCAAAACTTCTACCTGCTACCACTATGGTCTTGAATATGTCCCTTAAATAGTTCAGACCtcagttttaaaaaagtaaattgagGTAGTTGTATTCATTTagataagagaaacaaaacttGGGGACAAAAGGCATTATAGTAGTCTTCAAAAAACTTTTTGTTATTTGGAAGGGGGATTAGCTTTGTTCTGTTAGGCATCAGAGAGTAAAATTAGGAGTGAAGAATGAATATTTCGTAGACTGAAATTGTGAAGAGGCAAAATTGCAAGGAAAAACTTCATGATTTAGTTTTGCAAAAGAAGAATGGTTTGTCTTGTCAGGTAGTTTTCCCTAACTGGAGGAGGACTCAACTACAGTACTTATCCTATTATCTTgtagaagtgattttttttcccatttggtcaCTGAGATGATCAACAGGGTTTCCTTCAATTCTGAAATTCAGTGATTCTGTGACCTTCTAATTTCCAAGATATTTTCTATAAATAACATCCTATAATTTGATGCATTTGCACATGGGTTGATGTTATCTATATTTCATTCAAATTCAACCAAAGTAAGACTGTCAGGTCCTAGACACTGAACTCCCAGCaagtgttttattttctcctttgctttcatATTTTCCTATGATTCATTGTTTAAATTTTAGGGAAATGAATCTAataataattcatgttctttaaaGGAAGCAGAGAGAACATTGCAAAGCTGGAGAATGAGTCTCACAGCTCTCTCTGGTGTTAGCCTGGCATTGCTGAAAATGACTTAGCCCAGACATTCCACAATCATCAACTGATATTAGGAGAAGCGATTAGCACTTAGCCCAACTGTGGGATAATTCTAACTAACCTGTTTCTATATCAGCTCGCTCCATTCAACTATAATTGTTTATGTCAGTAATAGGTAGGACAACCTATTGTCCTGAATTGCCTTGGCCCCATTGCATCAAAACCCAACAATGGATCTAAGGCATGACAGCTGGATGCAAATACAACTGAATATATTGGAGAAGGGCATGGGGCAAAAAGCAGTCAAAATAGCTTTCTAACTTCTATAATGTTAGTTTATAGGGAGACTATAGAAACTATAGTTCATAGAATGTATAGACtatctagtccaaatccctcattttaaagacaaagaaattgatccagagagagagacatgacTTTTCCATGATGATATAATATAGATAAAAGAACAGAcccatgatttgaactcagatcctgtgAATCAGAGTATGATCTTTTCCACACCATATTACCCTGTCTCATCACTATTAGGGTTCTCTGAGGAGCAAGCATAGCATTTAGTATTGTCTTCTACTTTAGGGTTTGTGGCACTGGGAAAGCCTTTTAATATATATCCTTTCTATATCAGAAT
The window above is part of the Monodelphis domestica isolate mMonDom1 chromosome 7, mMonDom1.pri, whole genome shotgun sequence genome. Proteins encoded here:
- the LOC130455584 gene encoding 28S ribosomal protein S11, mitochondrial-like — translated: MPLFPFKSESRQVLGILSRRFFPLRTWAHALGARNDARGCALHTGSQRSLEVVEKTEEETEVEPGDAQKRSTFSIFPPVPDQESSLTWGGKKYEEIPIAHIKATYNNTHIQVVSSRNEPFARTSCGTEGFKNAKKATGIAAQTAGIAAAVKATAKGVIHVRVVVKGLGPGRLSAIKGLTMGGLEVISITDNTPIPHNGCRPKKARRL